The sequence CTCCGAGTGGAATTCTAGCGTATGCGGGCCGTCATCAGCCCAGGCACTCACATCTACCGTGATCTCCCGGTAGCCCAGCACGCCGCAGGCTGGATCGCTGCCGTCGGTCATCCACACCTGGGTACCGTCGACCGTCACCTCCATGTAGTCCGCGACGCTGTCACAGACAATCTGTTCCGTCCAGAAGGTTAGCGTCGCCGGGCTACCGCTGGGGATGTTGACGACCTGCGATACACTGCCCTCTTCATATGCACCGATCCCACCGAACCAGGCCCACCATGCCCCCGTTAGCGGGCCGGTGCCGGTGCCCGTGCCGCAACTGGGCACGTCGCACAGCGGTGTACCGAAGTTCAGGGAGAACTCAGTCCAGAAGGGGTTAGGTGTGCCAGCCTCGAAGCTGCCATCCTGTATCACATCCGCACTGGGTGCTGACTGTGGCGAAGCCCCGCCCGGTGCCGTCGTCCCTAGTCGCTCTGGCACGCTATTGGCCGCAGGTGCCGGCCTCGGTGTCGTGGTATCTTCCTCTTCGATCAGCCAGTCCAGCATGCCACCACCTGTGTTGCTGATGCTCAGCGTCTGATTCACGCTCGTGTTGGTCGGCTGGGCACTACCCAGGCTCAACGGATCCACATAGATATTGGGCGGTTCAGTGCCATCATCGCTGGGGATCAGACACCATTCCATCAGCGTACCTGTGTCACCACCGGCGTTGTCGCTAATGGTCAACTCCCAGGAACCGGCAAAACTCTCGCCGTCGAAGGCTGCCAGCACCGGTCCAGGCGGATCGCCGCCCACCCGATCACCCCAGATTGCAGGTGCATCGTCACATTGGGTCTCGATGTCGCCATCAGGTCCTTCGTCGTTCACCGTCACGTCGTAGTCGTTGCCCGAGCAGCCGAAGGTGGTAGCAGGGTTGCCTGGTCGGTCGACGATGGTTGCCGTCGTGCCGGTGTCCACATGCTCCAGGGTGAAGGCCAGGTCGCCCACCCAGGTATGCGGCACGTTCAGGTAGACATCAAGGTCGGTCAATATACCGCCACTGGCCACCACAATGGTATCGCTGACCTGCCCACTGTCGGGAATGCCCAACTGGGGTGCGCTGCAGACCACGTCGGCTGTGGTGAAGGTGAAGTAGGTCGTCGCCGGCGTGGTGCCGCATGCGTTGCTGGCCGAAACTCGCCAGTAGTACGCAGTGGTCGGCGCCAGGGCTGCACCGTTGTAGGTCGTGCCTGGAACGGTCGCTGAATCGACGATGTTGGTGAAGCCCGCGTCGGTGGCTACTTCGATAGTGTAACTGGTGGCCCCAGTGTCACTCCATGTGTAGGTTGGACTGGAGGCAACGCCAGTTGCATTGTCGGGCGGCGTCAGCAATGCCGGTGCGGCGGGCACGCTGTCAAAAACGTCCAACCCTATAGTCTCGAATTTCGTGCCGGTCGTCGACGTGCCCGTGACGTCGAATGAATAATTTCCGCCAGCGATGGCCGCAGTGCCCACGGTCAATGTGCTGGACCCCGGGGGAGTCACCGGGTCTACACTGAAATTGATGGTTGCGCCGGCCGGCTCGCCGCTGGTGCCCAGGTCGACAGGGTCGTTGAAGCCCATGATTGATCCAACGTCTACCGTATAGTCAGCGCTGTCGGGGACGCAGATCGCCTGGCTGTTCGGGGTAGCCGACAGTGTGAAGTCTGGCGTGCCGCATTCGTCGAAGCGGAAGGCGCCGATACGCAGTTTCCAACCGATGGAGCTGGTCACCGGGATGTATTGGTTGACGTACCAGAAGGTGCAGTCGTCCACTGGATCGACATTCATGGAGGTGTAGTCGCCCCAGCGCTGGCTGCCGGTCTGGGAGCCGGTGCCGTCGATGATGGACGCCTCGCCTTGCGGCATGGTGCCCAGTGGGTCGCCGGCCAGGCGCCCGGTGTACCAGACGCTGGGATAGGTGGTGGTGGCGTTGGAGGCACTGTAGCCCAAGGCCATGTTGCCGGCGCTGTCCATGGCCACGCTGCCGAACCAGCGATGGATGCCATCACTGACGCCGGGCGCATAGGTGCCCTGCTGGTAGACAGTGGGGGTTCCGCCGGGATCGCGCACCTCGTACCAGCGCACGCCGGCCATGTTCGGCGCCGCTTCCACCGATTGATTGGTCACCAGCGATTCGTGGGAACCGAAATTGCGGTAGGCCAGGCGCCAGATAGGTCGCTGGCGATAGGACTGCACGTCGACTTTGTTCGCAGTGTCCGGCTGCGGAATGCAGTCGCGGGAACCGGGCGAGCAGGGAAACTGGGAGTCGAATGCCGCCACCGGCAGCGTGTTGGCCAGCGTAAAGGTCGAGAGGGCCGGGGTGACGAAATCCGCGTCGAACTCCCAGATAGTGAGCGCGTCCTGGGGCGCACCGTACTGGCCGCCGTCGTCCATGGAGCCAACGTAGTAATTGGGCGTGTCGGCCGGCGGCGGGGTAAAGCCGTCCAGGTCGGTCGGCAGCAGACCGTCGCCAACGTTGTAAGGCGCGGCGCCGGGAGGCACCAGGAAGGAGATTACTGTAGGCGCGGGGTTGCCGGCAATCATCTGGGCCCGGTCAAGGGCATAAGCGCCGATGCCGGCAAAATTAGGGCCGGCGAACTCGCGCGTGCTGATGTAGTAGGCATCGGGCCACACGCCATACTTGGGATAATCGGGGAAGTTGGTACCGGTGCCAATGGCGTAGCGGTAGTAGGTGCTCGTGGGGTCGCCGCTGGTCGAGATAGCCACGCAATTAAAGTAGGTTGGGCCCGAACTGGTGAACTGCGTCAGTATCCAGCGGTCTGCCAGTTGGTCGTAGACCACGATGGGATCGCCAGAGTTGTCGGTCTGGCAGTCGCCGCCGAAGCCGGCCCACAGGCTGTTGTTGGGCAGCGGGCCGAGAAGGAGCGTGCCGGTCTTGTCATAGACCGCCCAGTACAGGTTACTCATGGCCACGTAGTGGTTGGGACCCACGTCGCCCACCGGGTCGGGAGGGGACACGCCGGCAAGGTTGGAAGGCCCGTCGAAGCTGATGATGGGGCCAGG is a genomic window of Chloroflexota bacterium containing:
- a CDS encoding proprotein convertase P-domain-containing protein yields the protein MSRRVSATVLALIMVLTMVSSLSAAGLTLPANQEPETTDAGIYRGVITDIQFDISPPLRDIAPLQVKAGEPREIPERDTGLEGPLGPQDVDAVVQNQVGTGRIPGPIISFDGPSNLAGVSPPDPVGDVGPNHYVAMSNLYWAVYDKTGTLLLGPLPNNSLWAGFGGDCQTDNSGDPIVVYDQLADRWILTQFTSSGPTYFNCVAISTSGDPTSTYYRYAIGTGTNFPDYPKYGVWPDAYYISTREFAGPNFAGIGAYALDRAQMIAGNPAPTVISFLVPPGAAPYNVGDGLLPTDLDGFTPPPADTPNYYVGSMDDGGQYGAPQDALTIWEFDADFVTPALSTFTLANTLPVAAFDSQFPCSPGSRDCIPQPDTANKVDVQSYRQRPIWRLAYRNFGSHESLVTNQSVEAAPNMAGVRWYEVRDPGGTPTVYQQGTYAPGVSDGIHRWFGSVAMDSAGNMALGYSASNATTTYPSVWYTGRLAGDPLGTMPQGEASIIDGTGSQTGSQRWGDYTSMNVDPVDDCTFWYVNQYIPVTSSIGWKLRIGAFRFDECGTPDFTLSATPNSQAICVPDSADYTVDVGSIMGFNDPVDLGTSGEPAGATINFSVDPVTPPGSSTLTVGTAAIAGGNYSFDVTGTSTTGTKFETIGLDVFDSVPAAPALLTPPDNATGVASSPTYTWSDTGATSYTIEVATDAGFTNIVDSATVPGTTYNGAALAPTTAYYWRVSASNACGTTPATTYFTFTTADVVCSAPQLGIPDSGQVSDTIVVASGGILTDLDVYLNVPHTWVGDLAFTLEHVDTGTTATIVDRPGNPATTFGCSGNDYDVTVNDEGPDGDIETQCDDAPAIWGDRVGGDPPGPVLAAFDGESFAGSWELTISDNAGGDTGTLMEWCLIPSDDGTEPPNIYVDPLSLGSAQPTNTSVNQTLSISNTGGGMLDWLIEEEDTTTPRPAPAANSVPERLGTTAPGGASPQSAPSADVIQDGSFEAGTPNPFWTEFSLNFGTPLCDVPSCGTGTGTGPLTGAWWAWFGGIGAYEEGSVSQVVNIPSGSPATLTFWTEQIVCDSVADYMEVTVDGTQVWMTDGSDPACGVLGYREITVDVSAWADDGPHTLEFHSEIFANNGGGSNFFVDDVVLDAGNGGGPCQVPSDIPWLSLSQYAGSNAGGTDTDVTVTFDSTGLADGVYTGNLCV